In one window of Henckelia pumila isolate YLH828 chromosome 1, ASM3356847v2, whole genome shotgun sequence DNA:
- the LOC140887267 gene encoding AP-4 complex subunit mu isoform X2, with translation MISQFFVLSQRGDNIVFRDYRGDVQKGSAEIFFRKVKFWKEDGKEEAPPVFNLDGVNYFHVKVVGLLFVATTRTNFSPSFALELLQRIARVIKDYLGVLNEESLRKNFVLVYELLDEVVDFGYVQTTSTEVLKSYIFNEPIVVDAARLPPLGPAALFMQGTKRMPGTAVTKSVVAHEPGGRKREEIFVDIIEKISVTFSSSGYISTSEIDGTIQMKSYLTGNPEIKLALNEDLSIGRSGISSYGSSLGSGPVILDDCNFHESVHLGSFDVDRTLSLVPPDGEFPVMNYRITQEFKPPFTINTLIEEAGSLKAEVILKIRAEFPSKTTANTVLIEMPLPTCTTRVNFDLEAGVVGQTADFKESQKKLEWNVKKFVGGSEHTLRAKLNFSQELHGNITKEAGPVSMSFTIPMYNPSGLEVKYLQIAKKSKAHNPYRWVRYVTQANSYVARI, from the exons ATGATCTCACAATTCTTCGTGCTTTCTCAGAGAGGGGACAACATCGTCTTTCGCGACT ATCGAGGTGATGTGCAGAAGGGGAGTGCTGAGATATTCTTCCGTAAAGTCAAGTTCTGGAAAGAAGATGGCAAGGAGGAAGCACCCCCTGTCTTT AATCTGGATGGTGTGAACTACTTCCATGTGAAGGTGGTTGGCCTACTATTTGTCGCAACCACAAGGACAAACTTCTCACCTTCCTTTGCCTTGGAGCTTCTGCAGAGGATTGCACGTGTCATCAAAGATTACCTTGGTGTTCTGAATGAAGAATCATTACGAAAAAATTTTGTGCTCGTGTATGAGCTGCTGGATGAAGTTGTA gATTTTGGTTATGTTCAAACAACATCTACTGAAGTCTTGAAGTCTTATATATTCAATGAACCAATTGTGGTTGATGCTGCACGCTTACCACCTCTTGGTCCTGCAGCCTTGTTTATG CAAGGGACTAAAAGGATGCCGGGAACTGCTGTTACAAAATCTGTTGTGGCACATGAACCTGGAGGTAGAAAGAGGGAGGAAATCTTCGTCGACATAATTGAGAAAATAAGTGTTACCTTTAGCTCTAGT GGATATATATCGACTTCTGAAATTGATGGCACCATTCAAATGAAGAGTTACCTAACTGGAAATCCAGAAATCAAATTAGCTCTTAATGAAGACCTGAGCATTGGGAGAAGCGGCATTTCAA GCTATGGTAGCTCGCTGGGGTCAGGACCAGTTATTTTGGATGACTGCAATTTCCATGAATCTGTACATCTGGGTAGTTTTGACGTTGACAGAACATTGTCTCTG GTTCCACCAGATGGGGAATTTCCTGTCATGAATTATCGTATTACCCAGGAATTCAAGCCCCCATTTACTATTAACACCTTAATTGAAGAAGCTGGATCACTCAAG GCTGAAGTGATTTTGAAAATCCGAGCTGAGTTTCCTTCAAAGACCACTGCTAACACAGTTTTAATAGAGATGCCATTGCCAACATGTACAACCAG AgttaattttgatttggaagCTGGAGTTGTTGGACAAACCGCTGATTTCAAGGAATCACAGAAGAAACTTGAATGGAATGTGAAGAAG TTTGTTGGCGGGTCTGAGCACACACTACGTGCGAAATTGAATTTTTCACAGGAGTTGCATG GAAATATCACTAAAGAAGCTGGACCTGTGAGCATGAGCTTCACCATACCTATGTATAATCCTTCCGGACTGGAG GTGAAGTATTTACAGATAGCAAAGAAGAGCAAAGCACACAACCCTTATCGGTGGGTGAGATACGTCACTCAAGCCAATTCTTACGTTGCTCGAATATAA
- the LOC140887267 gene encoding AP-4 complex subunit mu isoform X1, giving the protein MISQFFVLSQRGDNIVFRDYRGDVQKGSAEIFFRKVKFWKEDGKEEAPPVFNLDGVNYFHVKVVGLLFVATTRTNFSPSFALELLQRIARVIKDYLGVLNEESLRKNFVLVYELLDEVVDFGYVQTTSTEVLKSYIFNEPIVVDAARLPPLGPAALFMQGTKRMPGTAVTKSVVAHEPGGRKREEIFVDIIEKISVTFSSSGYISTSEIDGTIQMKSYLTGNPEIKLALNEDLSIGRSGISSYGYGSSLGSGPVILDDCNFHESVHLGSFDVDRTLSLVPPDGEFPVMNYRITQEFKPPFTINTLIEEAGSLKAEVILKIRAEFPSKTTANTVLIEMPLPTCTTRVNFDLEAGVVGQTADFKESQKKLEWNVKKFVGGSEHTLRAKLNFSQELHGNITKEAGPVSMSFTIPMYNPSGLEVKYLQIAKKSKAHNPYRWVRYVTQANSYVARI; this is encoded by the exons ATGATCTCACAATTCTTCGTGCTTTCTCAGAGAGGGGACAACATCGTCTTTCGCGACT ATCGAGGTGATGTGCAGAAGGGGAGTGCTGAGATATTCTTCCGTAAAGTCAAGTTCTGGAAAGAAGATGGCAAGGAGGAAGCACCCCCTGTCTTT AATCTGGATGGTGTGAACTACTTCCATGTGAAGGTGGTTGGCCTACTATTTGTCGCAACCACAAGGACAAACTTCTCACCTTCCTTTGCCTTGGAGCTTCTGCAGAGGATTGCACGTGTCATCAAAGATTACCTTGGTGTTCTGAATGAAGAATCATTACGAAAAAATTTTGTGCTCGTGTATGAGCTGCTGGATGAAGTTGTA gATTTTGGTTATGTTCAAACAACATCTACTGAAGTCTTGAAGTCTTATATATTCAATGAACCAATTGTGGTTGATGCTGCACGCTTACCACCTCTTGGTCCTGCAGCCTTGTTTATG CAAGGGACTAAAAGGATGCCGGGAACTGCTGTTACAAAATCTGTTGTGGCACATGAACCTGGAGGTAGAAAGAGGGAGGAAATCTTCGTCGACATAATTGAGAAAATAAGTGTTACCTTTAGCTCTAGT GGATATATATCGACTTCTGAAATTGATGGCACCATTCAAATGAAGAGTTACCTAACTGGAAATCCAGAAATCAAATTAGCTCTTAATGAAGACCTGAGCATTGGGAGAAGCGGCATTTCAAGTTATG GCTATGGTAGCTCGCTGGGGTCAGGACCAGTTATTTTGGATGACTGCAATTTCCATGAATCTGTACATCTGGGTAGTTTTGACGTTGACAGAACATTGTCTCTG GTTCCACCAGATGGGGAATTTCCTGTCATGAATTATCGTATTACCCAGGAATTCAAGCCCCCATTTACTATTAACACCTTAATTGAAGAAGCTGGATCACTCAAG GCTGAAGTGATTTTGAAAATCCGAGCTGAGTTTCCTTCAAAGACCACTGCTAACACAGTTTTAATAGAGATGCCATTGCCAACATGTACAACCAG AgttaattttgatttggaagCTGGAGTTGTTGGACAAACCGCTGATTTCAAGGAATCACAGAAGAAACTTGAATGGAATGTGAAGAAG TTTGTTGGCGGGTCTGAGCACACACTACGTGCGAAATTGAATTTTTCACAGGAGTTGCATG GAAATATCACTAAAGAAGCTGGACCTGTGAGCATGAGCTTCACCATACCTATGTATAATCCTTCCGGACTGGAG GTGAAGTATTTACAGATAGCAAAGAAGAGCAAAGCACACAACCCTTATCGGTGGGTGAGATACGTCACTCAAGCCAATTCTTACGTTGCTCGAATATAA